A region from the Desulfoglaeba alkanexedens ALDC genome encodes:
- a CDS encoding DEAD/DEAH box helicase, with the protein MEPVKEAHPSAEETPPEPVPAEALSEDDCETSGITPRKAVSELATGTPFDALNLREEILKGLRDAGFERCTPIQDKTLPLTLSGRDVAAQAQTGSGKTAVFVLTILQRLLSQPGLEGHKSRALIVAPTRELALQIHEDARLLGRYCPFTTAVIYGGVGYEKQIEKLRQGADMVVATPGRLIDLMKQGIFKPDDVSFLVIDEADRMFDMGFVKDLRYIMRRLPPYNRRQSMLFSATLSPRVLELTYEFMNAPEEVVINPEELVVGTVEQTLYHVGRAEKFSLLLGLLKREAAERVLIFTNTKIQAARLADRLHACGYEATAITGDLPQKNRVKILGKFKDGSVTILVATDVASRGIHVEDISHVINYDVPQDPEEYIHRIGRTARAGKRGRAITLASEDDVYHLEAVEKLLGEKIPVVWPEEDWFVKEPPRKRERAPRPGKPKPRQGKSPKGTATGEAARGKTPPGAGAKGEPKRRRRPKRSSKPGEPRRDERRKSQETVE; encoded by the coding sequence GTGGAACCGGTGAAGGAAGCGCACCCGTCCGCCGAAGAAACCCCGCCCGAACCCGTCCCGGCGGAAGCGCTGTCGGAAGACGACTGCGAAACTTCCGGGATTACTCCCAGGAAGGCCGTCTCCGAACTGGCCACGGGAACCCCCTTCGATGCCCTGAACCTTCGGGAGGAAATCCTCAAGGGGCTCCGGGACGCCGGGTTCGAACGCTGCACGCCCATCCAGGACAAGACGCTCCCGCTGACGCTCAGCGGCCGCGACGTGGCAGCCCAGGCCCAGACGGGCTCGGGCAAGACGGCGGTCTTTGTCCTCACCATCCTTCAGCGGCTCCTTTCCCAGCCCGGCCTGGAAGGTCACAAATCCCGGGCGCTCATCGTGGCCCCCACCCGGGAACTGGCGCTGCAGATTCACGAAGACGCCCGGCTGCTCGGCCGCTACTGCCCGTTCACCACAGCGGTGATCTACGGCGGGGTGGGCTACGAGAAGCAGATCGAAAAACTGCGGCAGGGAGCCGACATGGTCGTCGCCACCCCCGGGCGCCTCATCGACCTCATGAAACAGGGGATTTTCAAACCCGATGACGTGTCCTTTCTGGTGATCGATGAAGCCGACCGGATGTTCGACATGGGTTTTGTCAAGGACCTCCGCTACATCATGCGGCGCCTGCCGCCCTACAACCGCCGGCAGAGTATGCTCTTTTCCGCGACGCTTTCCCCCCGAGTCCTGGAACTCACCTATGAATTCATGAACGCTCCGGAGGAGGTGGTCATCAACCCCGAGGAGCTGGTGGTCGGCACGGTGGAGCAGACCCTGTACCATGTGGGAAGAGCCGAGAAGTTTTCGCTGCTCCTCGGATTGCTCAAACGTGAGGCGGCCGAGCGGGTGCTGATTTTCACCAACACGAAGATTCAAGCCGCTAGGCTGGCCGACCGTCTCCATGCCTGCGGTTACGAGGCCACGGCCATCACGGGGGACCTGCCCCAGAAAAACCGGGTGAAGATCCTGGGGAAGTTCAAGGACGGAAGCGTGACCATCCTGGTGGCCACCGACGTGGCTTCACGGGGCATTCACGTGGAAGACATATCCCATGTGATCAACTACGACGTTCCCCAGGACCCGGAAGAGTACATTCACCGCATCGGGCGGACCGCCAGGGCCGGAAAGAGGGGGCGGGCCATCACCCTGGCGTCCGAGGACGATGTTTATCACCTGGAAGCGGTGGAAAAGCTCCTGGGCGAAAAGATTCCCGTGGTCTGGCCCGAGGAGGACTGGTTCGTGAAAGAGCCTCCCAGGAAACGGGAACGTGCGCCTCGGCCTGGAAAACCCAAGCCAAGGCAGGGAAAGTCTCCCAAGGGAACCGCGACCGGGGAAGCCGCCAGGGGTAAGACTCCTCCCGGTGCCGGCGCCAAGGGTGAGCCCAAAAGGAGGCGGCGGCCCAAACGATCGTCCAAGCCCGGGGAGCCGCGCCGGGACGAGCGCCGGAAGTCCCAGGAGACCGTCGAATAG
- a CDS encoding carbohydrate kinase family protein translates to MDLFVSGSLAYDRIMDFPGHFADHILPDKIHVLNVCFNINGVVEKFGGTAGNIAYTLSLLGERPRIVAAAGSDFDRYERWLVENGLSCSHVRKIDDVPTAGAYITTDLADNQITAFNPGAMLYPAELPDWNAPSDDVLIHIGPGNKQDMTAFAEKARRTGASFIFDPGQSLNIWTGEELRDVVRGALCFISNDYELTHFLKMTGWKIQQLFEHVRLVITTHGPEGSVLNVRGDKTLVPASKVKDVVDPTGAGDAYRAGLLKGLVNRFDWLTCCQMGSVAATYAVECHGTQEHRFDWGGFLARYESNFGPLSPDLLPEAPTGREASARGAA, encoded by the coding sequence ATGGACTTATTTGTATCGGGATCGTTGGCCTACGACCGGATCATGGATTTTCCGGGCCACTTCGCAGACCATATCCTTCCCGACAAGATTCACGTGCTCAACGTGTGCTTCAATATCAACGGTGTGGTGGAAAAGTTCGGCGGAACCGCCGGCAACATCGCCTACACGCTGTCGCTCCTGGGGGAACGTCCCCGGATTGTCGCGGCGGCGGGAAGCGATTTCGACCGGTATGAGCGCTGGCTGGTGGAAAACGGCCTTTCGTGCAGCCATGTCCGGAAGATCGACGACGTCCCCACGGCGGGTGCCTACATCACCACGGATCTCGCCGACAACCAGATCACGGCGTTCAACCCGGGAGCCATGCTTTACCCGGCGGAGTTGCCGGACTGGAATGCCCCGAGCGACGATGTCCTGATCCATATCGGTCCCGGCAACAAGCAGGACATGACGGCCTTTGCCGAAAAAGCCCGGCGGACCGGGGCCTCTTTCATCTTTGATCCCGGCCAGAGCCTCAACATCTGGACCGGCGAGGAACTCAGGGATGTCGTGCGCGGCGCCCTTTGCTTCATTTCCAACGATTACGAGTTGACCCATTTTCTCAAGATGACCGGCTGGAAGATCCAGCAGTTGTTCGAACATGTCCGGTTGGTGATCACCACCCACGGGCCGGAGGGCAGCGTCCTGAACGTCCGGGGGGACAAAACGCTGGTTCCTGCGTCGAAGGTCAAGGACGTCGTCGACCCCACGGGAGCCGGCGACGCCTACCGGGCTGGGCTGCTCAAGGGACTCGTCAACCGCTTCGATTGGCTCACCTGCTGCCAGATGGGCAGCGTGGCCGCGACCTACGCCGTGGAATGCCACGGCACCCAGGAACATCGTTTCGACTGGGGCGGTTTCCTTGCGCGCTACGAGAGCAATTTCGGACCGCTGAGTCCGGATCTCTTGCCGGAGGCGCCTACTGGACGAGAAGCATCCGCCCGCGGAGCCGCCTGA
- the uvrB gene encoding excinuclease ABC subunit UvrB — protein MDRTDNRFQLIAKWQLTGDQPRAVDALAEGIRDGVREQTLLGVTGSGKTFTMAHVVQRIQRPTLVIAPNKTLAAQLYGEFKALFPHNAVEYFVSYYDYYQPEAYLPQTDTYIAKDASINETIDKMRHSATRSLLERRDVLIVASVSCIYGLGSPETYQNMLLQLRTGMEVSRDAVLRKLVEIQYERNDVDFHRGTFRVRGDVVEVFPSHEEDRAVRIEFFGDEVDAIKEFDPLTGRTYRSLDAVAVYPGSHYVTDRQTLERAVKAAKEELVRRLDELYSEGRLVEAQRLEERTLLDMEMLQELGYCPGIENYSRHLTGRNPGEPPPTLLDYFPENWLLFIDESHITIPQLQGMYRGDRSRKGTLVRFGFRLPSALDNRPLSFEEFCSRIRQVVYVSATPGAYELERSRGRVVEQIIRPTGLVDPRVEVRPAEHQVDDLIGEIRKRAAAGQRVLVTTLTKRMAEDLTEYLSDLNIRVRYLHSDISTLERIELVRDLRLGEYDVLVGINLLREGLDIPEVSLVAILDADSEGFLRSERSIIQTTGRAARNVDGTVILYAGTMTDSMRRAIEETERRRKIQLRYNEEHRIVPRTIQKDIPDILAEYRPKEAAFDLDVLMEDQATLAEAKGGRLEDRVRDLESAMKEAAAQLEFEKAAALRDEIRRLRGRMLLVQ, from the coding sequence ATGGACAGAACGGACAACCGGTTTCAACTCATCGCCAAATGGCAACTCACCGGAGACCAGCCGCGCGCCGTGGACGCCCTGGCCGAGGGCATCCGGGACGGCGTCCGCGAACAGACCCTCCTGGGGGTCACCGGTTCCGGCAAGACCTTCACTATGGCCCACGTGGTGCAGCGGATCCAGCGGCCCACGCTGGTGATCGCGCCCAACAAGACGCTGGCCGCCCAGCTCTACGGTGAATTCAAGGCGCTCTTTCCCCACAACGCCGTGGAATACTTCGTGTCCTATTACGACTACTACCAGCCGGAAGCGTATCTCCCCCAGACCGACACCTACATCGCAAAAGACGCCTCCATCAACGAAACCATTGACAAGATGCGTCACTCAGCCACGCGCTCGCTCCTGGAGCGCCGCGATGTCCTGATCGTGGCGAGCGTCTCGTGCATCTACGGCCTGGGATCGCCCGAGACTTACCAGAACATGCTCCTGCAGCTCCGAACCGGCATGGAGGTATCCCGGGACGCGGTCTTGAGAAAGCTGGTGGAAATCCAGTACGAACGAAACGACGTGGACTTCCACCGTGGAACCTTTCGGGTGCGGGGCGACGTGGTGGAGGTCTTTCCGTCGCACGAAGAGGACCGGGCGGTGCGCATCGAGTTCTTTGGGGACGAGGTGGACGCCATCAAGGAATTCGATCCGCTGACCGGGCGAACCTATCGCAGCCTCGACGCCGTCGCCGTTTACCCGGGCAGCCACTACGTCACCGACCGGCAGACGCTGGAGCGGGCCGTCAAGGCCGCCAAGGAGGAACTGGTCCGGCGGCTGGACGAACTCTATTCGGAGGGTCGGCTAGTGGAAGCCCAGCGGCTGGAAGAACGGACGCTCCTGGACATGGAAATGCTGCAGGAACTGGGATACTGCCCGGGGATCGAAAACTATTCACGCCATCTGACCGGTCGAAACCCCGGGGAACCTCCCCCGACGCTCCTCGACTATTTCCCCGAAAACTGGCTTCTTTTCATCGACGAAAGCCACATCACGATCCCTCAGCTCCAGGGCATGTACCGCGGCGACCGCTCCCGCAAGGGAACCCTGGTGCGTTTCGGCTTCCGCCTGCCTTCCGCCTTGGACAACCGGCCGCTTTCCTTCGAAGAATTCTGCAGCCGCATCCGCCAGGTCGTTTATGTTTCGGCCACTCCCGGCGCCTACGAACTGGAACGGAGCCGGGGAAGAGTGGTGGAGCAGATCATTCGGCCGACCGGCCTGGTAGATCCGCGCGTGGAAGTGCGACCTGCGGAACACCAGGTGGACGATCTGATCGGGGAAATCAGAAAGAGGGCGGCCGCCGGCCAGCGGGTCCTCGTCACGACGCTCACCAAGCGCATGGCCGAAGACCTCACCGAATATCTGTCGGACCTCAACATTCGGGTCCGTTACCTGCATTCGGACATCAGCACCCTGGAGCGCATCGAACTGGTAAGAGACCTTCGGCTCGGCGAATACGACGTGCTGGTCGGGATCAACCTGCTTCGCGAGGGGTTGGACATCCCGGAAGTCTCCCTGGTCGCCATTCTCGACGCCGACAGCGAAGGGTTCCTGCGCTCCGAACGTTCCATCATCCAAACCACGGGCCGGGCCGCCCGCAATGTGGACGGCACCGTGATCCTCTACGCCGGCACCATGACGGATTCCATGCGCCGGGCCATTGAAGAAACCGAACGGCGGCGTAAGATCCAGCTTCGCTACAATGAGGAACACCGGATCGTGCCTCGGACGATCCAGAAGGACATCCCGGACATTCTGGCTGAATACCGTCCCAAGGAAGCGGCCTTCGACCTGGATGTCCTCATGGAGGACCAGGCGACCCTGGCCGAAGCGAAAGGGGGCCGGCTGGAGGACCGGGTCCGTGATCTGGAAAGCGCGATGAAGGAAGCCGCGGCACAGCTGGAATTCGAAAAGGCCGCGGCCCTCCGTGATGAAATCAGGCGGCTCCGCGGGCGGATGCTTCTCGTCCAGTAG
- a CDS encoding type 1 glutamine amidotransferase domain-containing protein has translation MKLKGKKALILVEDLYQEMELWYPLYRLKEEGAEVFTVAPEKGRIYKSKLGYPVTSDMSADEVRVADFDAVIVPGGYAPDLMRRHPAMVRIVSDALEAGKVLAAICHGGWMLASAGVLRGKTVTGFFSIRDDLVHAGATYVDREVVVDGNLVTSRKPDDLPAFMAAVIDAMSR, from the coding sequence ATGAAGCTCAAAGGCAAGAAGGCATTGATTCTCGTCGAAGACCTGTACCAGGAAATGGAACTCTGGTACCCCCTCTATCGGCTCAAAGAGGAGGGGGCGGAGGTGTTCACCGTTGCACCGGAAAAAGGCCGAATCTACAAGAGCAAGTTGGGATATCCAGTGACCAGCGACATGTCCGCAGACGAAGTCCGGGTGGCCGACTTCGACGCCGTGATCGTTCCGGGTGGCTACGCCCCCGACCTCATGCGCCGACACCCCGCCATGGTCCGGATCGTCTCCGATGCGCTGGAAGCCGGAAAGGTACTGGCGGCCATCTGTCACGGCGGATGGATGCTGGCCTCAGCCGGCGTCCTCCGGGGAAAGACCGTCACCGGGTTCTTCTCCATCCGGGACGACCTCGTACATGCCGGTGCAACGTACGTGGACCGGGAAGTCGTGGTCGACGGTAACCTGGTCACATCGCGTAAGCCCGACGATCTTCCGGCTTTTATGGCGGCGGTCATCGACGCCATGAGCCGCTGA
- a CDS encoding 4Fe-4S dicluster domain-containing protein, protein MLPAVTPHVAQRQAINEAVRAEINLCYTCGSCVAECPVNRATNRLQPRTLVWMANLGLLDELVRLPDIWFCILCNRCSHVCPMTVKPSQLIRYLRWEAVRGGSVASAFPAQWKALYRSFQDARYAAAALCGEGKGLPADSGELFETRGPAGNTAPLEVPRSRGGAARRSLARAVSEYRGYPTHVSSCFACGECSNACPVALNRAAFDPLAIIRSTLVGAEDELLRSPSIWLCIACESCSRTCGMGVKGHFVMRRLQELSVSEGAVDEEFPLRWQACQSALYETFVERVVSLLAGL, encoded by the coding sequence ATGCTTCCTGCTGTAACCCCTCATGTCGCTCAGCGGCAGGCCATCAATGAAGCCGTGCGAGCCGAAATCAATCTGTGTTACACGTGTGGTTCCTGTGTGGCCGAGTGCCCCGTGAACCGCGCCACCAACCGCCTGCAGCCGCGCACACTGGTGTGGATGGCCAACCTGGGCCTGCTGGACGAACTGGTCCGCCTTCCGGACATCTGGTTCTGCATCCTCTGCAATCGCTGCAGCCATGTCTGCCCCATGACCGTAAAACCGTCGCAGCTCATTCGCTATCTGCGTTGGGAAGCCGTCCGTGGAGGGAGTGTGGCGTCGGCATTTCCAGCACAATGGAAAGCTCTCTACCGGAGCTTCCAGGATGCCCGCTATGCGGCCGCGGCTTTGTGCGGCGAGGGGAAAGGCTTGCCGGCGGATTCCGGAGAGCTTTTCGAAACCCGGGGGCCGGCGGGGAACACCGCGCCCCTGGAGGTTCCCCGCAGTAGGGGCGGCGCGGCCAGGCGGTCCCTGGCCCGCGCGGTTTCGGAATACCGGGGTTATCCCACCCATGTTTCTTCCTGCTTTGCGTGCGGTGAATGCAGCAACGCCTGCCCTGTGGCGCTGAACCGGGCGGCCTTCGATCCCCTGGCCATCATCCGTTCCACCCTCGTGGGGGCCGAAGACGAGCTCTTGCGTTCTCCGTCCATCTGGCTCTGCATCGCCTGCGAAAGCTGTTCGCGCACCTGCGGCATGGGGGTCAAGGGGCACTTCGTGATGCGGCGTTTGCAGGAATTGAGCGTTTCGGAAGGAGCGGTGGACGAGGAATTCCCTCTCCGCTGGCAGGCCTGCCAGAGCGCGCTCTATGAAACTTTCGTGGAAAGAGTGGTTTCTCTTCTGGCCGGCCTCTGA
- a CDS encoding MucR family transcriptional regulator, whose amino-acid sequence MSKKLFELCAELVMAQASGRSMTTEEMEEALLKTFSTLQKIQKAEDMGVPASIQIPEVREERPAAEAVPKAAMDPKSSIQEDRVICLECGSQFRQLTANHLKSHGLTPREYKKKWGFRLKDSLAAKSLTRARSEAAKERGIPDKLREFLESRKHGH is encoded by the coding sequence ATGAGCAAAAAGCTTTTTGAGTTGTGTGCCGAACTCGTTATGGCCCAGGCTTCTGGAAGATCAATGACAACGGAGGAAATGGAAGAGGCGTTGCTGAAAACATTCAGCACTCTCCAAAAGATTCAGAAGGCCGAGGATATGGGTGTTCCTGCGAGCATTCAGATCCCGGAAGTCCGCGAAGAAAGGCCCGCGGCGGAAGCGGTTCCGAAGGCCGCCATGGATCCCAAGAGTTCCATCCAGGAGGACCGGGTGATTTGCCTGGAATGCGGCTCGCAATTTCGGCAGCTCACCGCCAATCACCTGAAGAGCCATGGGCTGACGCCGCGCGAATATAAGAAGAAATGGGGTTTCCGCCTCAAGGATTCGCTCGCGGCCAAGTCGCTGACCCGTGCGAGGAGCGAAGCCGCCAAGGAACGCGGGATTCCGGACAAGCTGCGGGAATTTCTCGAAAGCCGGAAGCACGGGCACTGA